Proteins found in one Brevibacillus brevis genomic segment:
- a CDS encoding metal-dependent hydrolase, producing the protein MDTGSHLLLGVTLAGLAHITPAVAHDPALAQALMVATVVGSHAPDFDTVARLRGISFYIRFHRGITHSIPALFLWPLIISLPLAWGFGLMGQLGILYGWTLLAVVLHVFLDMLNAYGVQCIRPISRRWVHLDVLAIFEPLVFAIHLAAAIWWIAFRGDPSVLFPVAYGMTLVYIGVRAWQHHRNVRRVARALETSGISHVFPSIHPFHWRFVVETEERFYTGRIEYARVIVEDMYPKQQRDAIIQATVGVDGVRAFLGFAQRIHVTWKEIADGYEVTWSDVRFWYNRKLPFGVDVVLDRDLNVVNHRLGWRKKAWDPPFV; encoded by the coding sequence ATGGACACTGGTAGTCATCTTTTGTTGGGTGTCACACTGGCGGGGTTAGCTCATATCACGCCGGCAGTGGCGCATGATCCGGCGCTTGCTCAGGCGCTGATGGTCGCAACGGTAGTGGGTTCTCATGCCCCGGATTTCGACACTGTGGCCAGACTTCGCGGTATTTCTTTTTACATTCGCTTTCATCGGGGAATTACCCATTCGATTCCCGCCTTGTTTCTATGGCCCCTCATTATCAGTCTTCCTCTTGCCTGGGGGTTTGGTCTCATGGGGCAGCTCGGGATTTTGTACGGATGGACGCTGTTGGCTGTTGTGCTGCATGTTTTTCTCGATATGCTAAACGCCTATGGAGTCCAGTGTATTCGCCCTATTAGCAGGCGCTGGGTGCATTTGGATGTACTTGCGATTTTTGAGCCACTGGTGTTCGCGATCCATCTGGCAGCGGCGATATGGTGGATAGCTTTTAGAGGAGATCCCAGCGTGCTGTTTCCGGTAGCATATGGCATGACGCTCGTGTATATTGGCGTGCGGGCTTGGCAGCATCACCGTAACGTCAGACGGGTAGCAAGGGCATTGGAAACAAGCGGCATATCCCATGTCTTCCCGAGCATACATCCTTTTCACTGGCGATTCGTCGTAGAGACGGAAGAACGGTTTTACACAGGGAGAATCGAGTATGCACGCGTAATAGTGGAGGATATGTATCCGAAGCAGCAGCGTGATGCAATCATTCAGGCTACTGTCGGTGTGGATGGTGTTCGTGCTTTTCTCGGATTTGCTCAACGAATCCACGTCACGTGGAAGGAGATTGCCGACGGTTACGAAGTCACATGGAGCGATGTGCGCTTTTGGTACAACCGCAAGCTGCCTTTTGGCGTAGATGTTGTCTTGGATCGTGATTTGAACGTCGTTAATCATCGGTTGGGTTGGCGAAAAAAAGCGTGGGACCCGCCGTTTGTATAA